The following coding sequences are from one Lipingzhangella halophila window:
- the aztB gene encoding zinc ABC transporter permease AztB: MDWLFAPFEVSFVARALVAGVLVSGICALAGAWVVLRGMAFLGDAMAHGMLPGVALASLLGGNLFLGAALSAVVMALGVTALTRSPRMSQDTSIGLLFVGMLSLGVIIVSHSQSFAVDLTALLFGDVLAVRPRDLAVLAVALAGAAVLSLVGHRAFVALCFDSRKAVTLGLRPRLAHAGMLGLVTLAIVASFHVVGTLLVFGLLIAPAAAMVLWARRIPVIMLGAAILGALSTFTGLLVSWHTGTAAGATITATAVVLFFLSAGATYVWGHRPATRAVAADGHPGKDLVYTR, from the coding sequence GTGGATTGGTTGTTCGCCCCATTCGAAGTCTCCTTCGTCGCGCGGGCACTCGTCGCCGGCGTGCTGGTCTCGGGTATCTGTGCCCTGGCCGGCGCGTGGGTGGTGCTGCGCGGCATGGCGTTTCTCGGTGACGCGATGGCGCACGGGATGCTGCCCGGAGTCGCCCTCGCGTCGTTGCTGGGAGGGAATCTGTTCCTCGGGGCGGCGCTGAGTGCCGTGGTCATGGCTCTCGGGGTGACCGCTCTGACGCGGTCGCCGCGGATGTCCCAGGACACGAGTATCGGTCTGCTCTTCGTTGGCATGCTGTCGCTGGGTGTGATCATCGTGTCGCACTCGCAGTCCTTCGCCGTGGACCTGACCGCCCTGCTGTTCGGCGATGTGCTCGCGGTGCGCCCGCGTGACCTGGCCGTCCTCGCGGTCGCGCTCGCTGGAGCCGCGGTTCTTTCGCTCGTGGGCCATCGCGCGTTCGTGGCGCTGTGCTTCGACTCCCGTAAGGCCGTGACCCTCGGGTTGCGTCCCCGCCTCGCGCACGCCGGAATGCTCGGCCTGGTGACCCTGGCCATCGTCGCGTCGTTCCACGTCGTGGGCACGCTGCTGGTGTTCGGCCTGCTGATCGCCCCCGCGGCGGCGATGGTGCTGTGGGCCCGGCGGATCCCGGTGATCATGCTGGGCGCCGCGATCCTGGGCGCGTTGTCGACGTTCACCGGGTTGCTCGTCTCGTGGCACACGGGCACCGCGGCTGGGGCCACGATCACCGCGACCGCCGTCGTCCTCTTCTTCCTGTCCGCGGGGGCGACATACGTGTGGGGACACCGCCCGGCGACCCGCGCGGTCGCCGCGGACGGACATCCCGGAAAGGATCTGGTGTACACGCGATGA